The Nicotiana tabacum cultivar K326 chromosome 14, ASM71507v2, whole genome shotgun sequence genome contains a region encoding:
- the LOC107798334 gene encoding protein POLLENLESS 3-LIKE 2-like, which yields MVQEMWNGPPGFRPTKSAPSSPAKPLGISKIRSESFHIIPKVPVGDTPYVRAKNVQLVEKDPERAIPLFWAAINAGDRVDSALKDMAIVMKQQNRAEEAIEAIKSLRSRCSDQAQEALDNILLDLYKRCGRLGDQTTLLRHKLYLIQHGLAFNGKRTKTARSQGKKFQVSVEQEATRLLGNLGWALMQQNNYIEAEDAYRRALVIAPDNNKMCNLGICLMKQGRVNEAKDTLRRVKPAVADGPRGVDSHLKAYERAQQMLRDLESVLLNKGGSRLEQSKLFDAFLSSSAIWQPQPCKEHNTFTNTNSSKYADENMNSNIIANHRVLTKSMQPTVSHENLLNIRAPPFYTSKIVSEPTSSTLMPENLKRTRSGNAAHPMRMTKESKGTVIEQENMTRKQSNSELLPNSKDFEQAIIAAALNSSDEILKPEGGSKDTGILPRKIDKRLKVFQDITLSLSPRA from the exons ATGGTGCAAGAGATGTGGAATGGACCCCCTGGTTTCAGACCAACAAAATCGGCGCCATCTTCACCGGCAAAGCCTCTTGGAATTTCCAAGATTCGTTCGGAATCCTTTCATATTATTCCCAAAGTACCTGTTGGTGACACCCCTTATGTGAGAGCCAAAAATGTCCAA TTGGTGGAAAAGGATCCAGAAAGGGCAATTCCATTGTTTTGGGCAGCAATAAATGCAGGTGATAGAGTAGATAGTGCACTCAAAGATATGGCAATTGTAATGAAGCAACAAAATAGAGCTGAAGAAGCCATTGAAGCAATTAAATCGTTGCGAAGTCGTTGTTCTGATCAAGCACAAGAAGCTCTTGACAATATCCTACTAGACCTATACAAG AGATGTGGAAGATTGGGTGACCAAACAACATTGTTGAGGCACAAGTTGTACTTGATTCAACATGGCTTGGCCTTCAATGGAAAGCGAACCAAGACGGCGAGATCACAGGGGAAAAAGTTTCAGGTTTCTGTGGAGCAAGAAGCAACTAGATTATTG gGAAATTTAGGGTGGGCATTGATGCAACAAAACAACTACATTGAAGCTGAGGATGCTTATAGAAGAGCACTAGTGATTGCACCAGACAATAACAAGATGTGCAATTTAGGCATATGTTTGATGAAACAAGGAAGAGTTAATGAGGCAAAAGATACACTTAGGAGGGTGAAACCAGCAGTTGCAGACGGCCCGAGAGGCGTTGATTCGCACCTCAAGGCCTACGAGAGAGCACAACAGATGCTCCGCGACCTTGAGTCAGTGCTTTTGAATAAAGGTGGCTCTAGGCTTGAACAAAGCAAGCTTTTTGATGCATTCTTGAGTTCTTCTGCAATATGGCAACCTCAACCTTGCAAAGAACATAACACATTTACTAACACCAACTCATCCAAATATGCTGATGAGAACATGAATTCTAACATTATAGCTAACCATAGGGTTCTTACAAAGAGTATGCAACCAACTGTTTCACACGAAAACTTGCTAAATATTCGCGCTCCTCCATTTTATACATCCAAGATTGTGAGTGAGCCGACGAGTAGTACCCTGATGCCCGAAAATCTTAAGAGAACAAGGTCAGGAAATGCAGCTCACCCCATGAGAATGACTAAAGAGTCCAAAGGGACAGTCATAGAACAAGAAAATATGACGCGAAAGCAGTCAAATTCAGAGTTGTTACCAAATAGCAAGGATTTTGAGCAAGCGATAATTGCTGCAGCTTTGAATTCAAGTGATGAAATATTGAAGCCAGAAGGAGGAAGCAAAGATACTGGAATTCTTCCAAGGAAAATTGACAAAAGATTAAAAGTTTTCCAAGATATTACCTTGTCTTTGAGTCCAAGAGCTTAA